In the genome of Fusobacterium necrogenes, one region contains:
- a CDS encoding 2-oxoacid:acceptor oxidoreductase family protein, translated as MKEIFEIRWHGRGGQGAKTASLLLADAAFSGGMYVQGFPEYGPERMGAPITAYNRISKNPVRVHSNIYEPDFVVVVDETLIESVDVTKGLKEDGAIIINSSKLASEFIPFLKGYKGRVFTCDARTISEETLGKNFPNTPMLGAVVKVSEVMEEKAFLKAMEDSFKHKFASKPEVLKGNMDALVRSMNEVKE; from the coding sequence ATGAAAGAAATATTTGAAATCAGATGGCATGGAAGGGGAGGACAAGGAGCTAAAACTGCATCTTTACTTCTTGCTGATGCTGCTTTTAGTGGAGGTATGTATGTGCAAGGTTTTCCTGAATATGGACCAGAAAGAATGGGAGCACCTATCACTGCTTATAACCGTATCTCTAAAAATCCAGTGAGAGTACACTCTAACATATACGAGCCAGATTTTGTTGTTGTTGTCGATGAAACTTTGATAGAAAGTGTAGATGTTACAAAGGGACTAAAAGAGGATGGTGCTATAATTATTAATAGTTCTAAGCTTGCTTCCGAATTTATTCCTTTTTTAAAGGGATATAAAGGAAGAGTATTCACTTGTGATGCTAGAACAATTTCCGAAGAAACTTTAGGTAAAAATTTTCCAAATACTCCTATGCTTGGTGCTGTTGTAAAAGTAAGTGAAGTTATGGAAGAAAAGGCATTTTTAAAAGCTATGGAAGACTCTTTTAAACATAAATTTGCAAGTAAACCAGAGGTATTAAAAGGAAATATGGATGCGTTAGTACGTTCTATGAATGAGGTGAAAGAATAA
- a CDS encoding electron transfer flavoprotein subunit alpha/FixB family protein has product MNLNDYKGILVFAEQRDGVLQNVGLELIGKAKELAKTLDVPVTAALVGYNVAKLADTLGEYGADKVIVVDQPKLELYDTEAYAQVFKAIIDAKKPDIVLFGATTLGRDLAPRVSSRMNTGLTADCTKLEINPETKGLEMTRPAFGGNLMATIVCPDHRPQMSTVRPGVMQKVPKEEGRRAVVENFQVTLDTSKMKVKVLQVVKETKNKVDISEAKILVSGGRGIGSAENFAALESVAKELGATVSASRAAVDAGFISHDRQVGQTGKTVRPDIYFACGISGAIQHVAGMEESEYIVAINKDKEAPIFSIADLGIVGDANKIAIQLLEALKKAKESR; this is encoded by the coding sequence ATGAATTTAAATGATTATAAAGGAATATTAGTATTTGCAGAACAAAGAGATGGGGTACTTCAAAATGTTGGACTTGAACTAATAGGAAAAGCTAAAGAATTAGCAAAAACATTGGATGTTCCAGTAACAGCAGCTTTAGTAGGATATAATGTAGCGAAATTAGCTGATACTTTAGGAGAATATGGAGCTGATAAGGTTATAGTTGTAGATCAACCAAAATTAGAATTATATGACACAGAAGCTTATGCGCAAGTATTCAAAGCAATAATAGATGCTAAAAAACCTGACATAGTGTTATTTGGAGCTACTACTTTAGGAAGAGATTTAGCACCAAGAGTATCATCTAGAATGAATACAGGACTTACAGCAGATTGTACAAAGTTAGAGATTAATCCTGAAACAAAAGGTCTTGAGATGACAAGACCTGCATTTGGTGGGAACCTTATGGCAACAATTGTTTGCCCTGATCATAGACCACAAATGTCAACAGTAAGACCAGGAGTTATGCAAAAAGTACCTAAAGAAGAGGGAAGAAGAGCAGTAGTAGAAAATTTCCAAGTAACTTTGGATACTTCAAAAATGAAAGTTAAAGTTTTACAAGTAGTTAAAGAAACTAAGAATAAAGTTGATATTTCTGAGGCTAAAATACTTGTTTCTGGAGGAAGAGGAATTGGTTCAGCTGAAAATTTTGCTGCTTTAGAATCAGTAGCTAAAGAATTAGGAGCTACTGTATCTGCATCAAGAGCAGCTGTAGATGCTGGATTTATTTCTCACGATAGACAAGTAGGACAAACTGGTAAAACAGTTAGACCTGATATTTACTTTGCATGTGGAATTTCTGGAGCAATTCAACACGTTGCAGGTATGGAAGAGTCAGAATATATTGTAGCTATCAACAAAGATAAAGAAGCTCCAATATTTAGTATAGCTGATTTAGGAATAGTTGGAGATGCTAATAAAATAGCAATTCAGTTATTAGAAGCTTTAAAAAAGGCAAAAGAATCTAGATAA
- a CDS encoding aminopeptidase P family protein produces the protein MNIEERLLKLKALMKEREIDFYIIPSNDYHQSEYVEDYFKCREWLSGFTGSAGVIVVSQEEVGLWTDGRYFTQAENQLKGSGIKLFKMGEEGVVTYSQYIIKNIKVGDTLGFDSKVLATSIVLGFEKDLIEKKIKLNGDYDLVGELWENRPALSQSEVFILEEKYSGESTESKLGRIRNIIEKENCDINILTSLDDIAWIFNLRGSDVKNNPVNLAYAVITIDRAVLYINERKLNSKVERYLYENNIEVRDYFEIYEDMERISNSNIIMMDLNKVNYDIYRKLNPGIKIVNKENPSTLMKACKNATELQNLRNSHIKDGVAVTKFMYWLKNNIGKENITELSATKKLESLRKEQELYIGPSFDTIAAYEVNAAMMHYKASEISDKRLEAKNMFLVDSGGQYYDGTTDVTRTFILGECSEEMKEHFTLVLKGMINLSKVKFLYGVTGTNLDILARQALWNIGIDYKCGTGHGIGFLLNVHEGPHGIRVQYNSQKLEEGMIVTNEPGVYIAGSHGIRLENELLVLKNEKTDFGQFMKFETITYVPLDLDGIKKELLSLEEIEFLNDYHKMLYEKIAPYLNDDEKEWLKRYTRELQ, from the coding sequence GTGAATATAGAGGAGAGGTTATTGAAATTAAAGGCTTTGATGAAAGAAAGGGAAATAGATTTTTATATCATTCCTTCTAATGACTATCATCAAAGTGAATATGTAGAGGATTATTTTAAATGTAGAGAATGGCTATCAGGTTTCACAGGTTCAGCTGGAGTGATTGTTGTTTCTCAAGAAGAAGTTGGACTTTGGACAGATGGAAGATATTTTACTCAAGCAGAAAACCAGCTAAAAGGTAGTGGGATAAAACTTTTTAAAATGGGAGAAGAGGGAGTTGTAACATATAGTCAATATATAATTAAAAATATAAAAGTAGGGGATACTCTAGGGTTTGATAGTAAAGTTTTAGCTACTAGTATTGTATTAGGGTTTGAAAAAGATTTAATTGAGAAAAAAATAAAATTAAATGGAGACTATGATTTAGTAGGTGAGCTCTGGGAGAATAGACCTGCTTTATCACAAAGTGAAGTATTTATATTGGAAGAGAAATATTCAGGTGAAAGTACTGAAAGTAAATTAGGAAGAATAAGAAATATTATTGAAAAAGAAAATTGTGATATAAATATTTTAACATCTTTAGATGATATAGCTTGGATATTTAATTTAAGAGGAAGTGATGTAAAAAATAATCCTGTTAATTTAGCTTATGCGGTTATAACTATTGATAGAGCAGTACTATATATAAATGAAAGAAAATTGAATAGTAAAGTAGAAAGATATCTTTATGAAAATAATATAGAAGTAAGAGATTACTTTGAAATATATGAAGATATGGAAAGAATATCGAATTCTAATATTATAATGATGGATTTAAATAAAGTTAATTATGATATATATAGAAAATTAAATCCTGGTATAAAAATAGTCAATAAAGAAAATCCAAGTACTTTAATGAAAGCTTGTAAAAATGCTACAGAACTTCAAAATTTAAGAAATTCTCATATCAAAGATGGAGTAGCAGTTACTAAGTTTATGTATTGGTTAAAAAATAATATTGGAAAAGAAAATATAACAGAGCTGTCTGCAACTAAGAAATTGGAAAGTTTAAGAAAAGAACAAGAACTATATATTGGACCTAGTTTTGATACTATAGCTGCATATGAAGTTAATGCTGCTATGATGCACTATAAAGCTAGTGAAATTTCTGATAAAAGATTGGAAGCCAAAAATATGTTTTTAGTTGATTCTGGAGGACAGTACTATGATGGAACTACGGATGTAACTAGAACTTTTATTCTGGGTGAGTGTTCTGAGGAGATGAAAGAGCATTTTACTTTGGTTCTTAAAGGAATGATAAATCTTTCTAAAGTTAAATTTTTATATGGAGTTACAGGAACTAATTTAGATATTTTAGCTAGACAAGCTTTATGGAATATAGGAATAGATTATAAGTGTGGAACAGGGCATGGAATTGGGTTTTTATTAAATGTTCATGAAGGACCTCATGGAATCAGAGTTCAATATAATTCACAAAAATTAGAAGAGGGAATGATTGTAACGAATGAACCAGGAGTATATATAGCTGGCTCTCATGGAATCAGATTAGAAAATGAGTTGTTGGTTTTAAAAAATGAAAAAACAGATTTTGGTCAATTTATGAAGTTTGAAACAATTACTTATGTACCATTGGATTTAGATGGAATAAAAAAAGAGTTACTTTCTTTAGAGGAAATAGAGTTTTTAAACGATTACCATAAAATGCTGTATGAGAAGATAGCTCCATATCTAAATGATGATGAAAAAGAGTGGTTAAAGAGATATACAAGAGAGTTACAATAA
- a CDS encoding 4Fe-4S binding protein produces MKNKAGLPIVEDIKWQDITPGGIVYEAGSASQFRTGDWRSNKPVFIVENCKQCLLCVPCCPDSAIPVKDGKRLEFDMDHCKGCGVCAKACPFDAIEMVKE; encoded by the coding sequence ATGAAAAATAAAGCAGGATTACCAATAGTTGAAGATATAAAGTGGCAAGACATAACTCCTGGAGGTATTGTATATGAAGCTGGAAGTGCTTCACAATTTAGAACAGGAGATTGGAGATCTAATAAGCCAGTATTTATAGTAGAAAATTGTAAGCAATGTTTATTGTGTGTTCCTTGCTGTCCAGATTCAGCTATTCCAGTAAAAGATGGAAAAAGATTAGAGTTTGATATGGATCATTGTAAAGGTTGTGGGGTTTGTGCAAAAGCATGTCCATTTGATGCAATAGAAATGGTAAAAGAGTAA
- the glmS gene encoding glutamine--fructose-6-phosphate transaminase (isomerizing): protein MCGIIGYVGDEQKAMEVILDGLSKLEYRGYDSAGLAIIEDGKIFIEKKSGKLENLKEALKAREEKSFVGIGHTRWATHGNPTDENSHPHFSTDKKIAVVHNGIIENYLDLKQELIEEGYIFTSQTDSEVVAHLFYKYYNGNMLETLMKVREKIRGSYALGIIDSGNPDRLVCTRKESPLIIGLGKGKNFIASDVPAILKYTRDVIFLENNEMAIIEKNRVSVYNSYGKEIKKAITKIEWDMEQASKGGYPHFMLKEIDEQPSVIEKTLDVYTNNNNRVDFSQSLKNLDLSKIKEIYIVACGTAYHAGLQGAYFFKKISGIKTEVDIASEFRYSDPFIDNNTLVIFISQSGETLDTLMAMKMAKSKGATTLAITNVLGSTISREADMVIYTLAGPEISVASTKAYTAQVTLFYMLALYFGEKKVKVSQDKYEDYLDVLHQLSNKVENVLSSKEIIREIAKKIKDKRNGFYIGRGIDDKCGREGALKMKEITYIHTEAFSAGELKHGTIALIEEGTMVISIATQEDMIEKMISNIKEVKARGAYVITVTKEKYKNMADISDEIIIVEDIDDILAPTVANISLQLLAYYTAVEKGLDVDKPRNLAKSVTVE from the coding sequence ATGTGCGGAATAATTGGTTATGTAGGAGATGAACAAAAAGCTATGGAGGTAATTTTAGATGGACTTAGCAAGCTTGAATATAGAGGTTATGATTCAGCAGGTCTAGCTATAATTGAAGATGGAAAAATTTTCATAGAAAAGAAGAGTGGAAAACTTGAAAATCTAAAAGAGGCTTTAAAAGCAAGAGAAGAAAAATCCTTTGTAGGAATAGGTCATACTAGATGGGCAACACATGGAAACCCAACAGATGAGAACTCACATCCTCATTTTAGTACTGATAAAAAGATAGCTGTAGTACATAATGGTATTATAGAAAATTATCTAGATTTAAAGCAGGAATTGATAGAAGAGGGGTATATTTTTACATCACAAACTGATAGCGAGGTTGTAGCTCATCTATTTTATAAGTATTATAATGGAAATATGTTAGAAACTCTTATGAAAGTAAGAGAAAAAATAAGAGGAAGTTATGCATTAGGAATAATAGATAGTGGGAATCCTGATAGATTAGTATGTACTAGAAAAGAGAGTCCTCTCATAATTGGTTTAGGGAAAGGAAAGAACTTTATAGCTTCTGATGTTCCAGCTATTTTGAAATATACTAGAGATGTAATATTTTTAGAAAATAATGAAATGGCTATAATTGAGAAAAATAGAGTGAGTGTTTATAATTCTTATGGAAAAGAGATAAAAAAAGCTATAACTAAAATAGAGTGGGATATGGAGCAAGCAAGTAAGGGAGGATATCCTCACTTTATGTTAAAAGAAATTGATGAGCAACCAAGTGTTATTGAAAAAACTTTAGATGTTTATACAAATAATAATAATAGAGTTGATTTTAGTCAATCTTTAAAAAATTTAGATCTTTCGAAAATTAAAGAAATTTATATAGTTGCATGTGGAACAGCTTATCATGCAGGTCTTCAAGGAGCATATTTCTTCAAAAAAATTTCTGGAATAAAAACAGAAGTAGATATAGCTTCTGAGTTTAGATATAGTGATCCTTTTATTGATAATAATACCTTAGTTATTTTTATTAGCCAATCTGGAGAAACTTTAGATACACTTATGGCTATGAAAATGGCAAAAAGTAAAGGAGCAACAACTTTAGCTATAACTAATGTATTGGGATCTACTATCTCTAGAGAAGCTGATATGGTAATTTATACTTTAGCTGGTCCAGAAATATCTGTGGCCTCAACTAAAGCATATACAGCCCAAGTTACATTATTTTATATGTTGGCTCTATATTTTGGAGAGAAAAAAGTTAAAGTATCTCAAGATAAATATGAAGATTATTTAGATGTTTTACATCAACTTTCTAATAAAGTTGAAAATGTGCTTTCTAGTAAAGAAATTATAAGAGAGATTGCTAAAAAAATTAAAGATAAAAGAAATGGATTTTATATTGGTAGAGGGATAGACGATAAGTGTGGGAGAGAGGGTGCTCTAAAAATGAAAGAGATCACATATATCCATACTGAGGCCTTTTCTGCTGGAGAATTAAAACATGGAACTATAGCTTTGATTGAAGAGGGAACTATGGTTATTTCTATAGCAACTCAAGAGGATATGATTGAAAAAATGATATCAAATATAAAAGAGGTTAAGGCTAGAGGTGCATATGTAATAACTGTTACAAAAGAAAAATATAAAAATATGGCAGATATTTCAGATGAAATTATTATTGTTGAAGATATAGATGATATATTAGCTCCTACGGTAGCTAATATATCGCTACAATTATTGGCTTATTACACAGCTGTAGAAAAAGGATTAGATGTAGATAAACCAAGAAATTTAGCAAAATCTGTAACAGTGGAATAA
- a CDS encoding electron transfer flavoprotein subunit beta/FixA family protein: MKIVVCIKQVPDTTEIKLDPVTGTLIRDGVPSIMNPDDKAGLEEALKLKDKYNAHITVITMGPPQAEAILREAYAMGVDRAILLTDRRFGGADTLATSNTIAAALRKLDADLIIAGRQAIDGDTAQVGPQIAEHLGLPQVSYVKEMQYDEKDNSLTIKRVVEEGYYLLNVQLPALVTVLTEANAPRYMRVKGIVEAFDKKVEIWTFDDIEINPEIIGLKGSPTKVKKSFTKGAKQAGKVFELDTKEAVELIVEKLKEKFVI, encoded by the coding sequence ATGAAAATAGTAGTTTGTATAAAGCAAGTTCCAGATACAACTGAGATAAAATTAGATCCAGTAACAGGAACATTAATAAGAGATGGAGTTCCTAGTATCATGAACCCAGATGACAAGGCTGGATTAGAAGAAGCATTAAAATTAAAAGATAAATACAATGCACATATAACTGTAATTACAATGGGACCACCTCAAGCAGAAGCTATTTTGAGAGAAGCTTATGCTATGGGTGTAGATAGAGCAATATTATTAACAGATAGAAGATTTGGAGGAGCTGATACATTAGCGACTTCAAATACAATAGCTGCAGCTCTAAGAAAATTAGATGCAGATTTAATTATAGCAGGAAGACAAGCAATAGATGGTGACACTGCACAAGTAGGACCACAGATTGCTGAACATCTTGGGTTACCACAAGTATCTTATGTAAAAGAAATGCAATATGATGAAAAAGATAACAGTTTAACAATAAAAAGAGTAGTAGAAGAAGGATATTATTTATTAAATGTTCAACTTCCAGCTTTAGTAACAGTATTAACTGAAGCTAATGCTCCAAGATATATGAGAGTAAAAGGAATAGTTGAAGCGTTTGATAAAAAAGTAGAAATTTGGACATTTGATGATATTGAAATTAATCCAGAAATAATAGGATTAAAAGGTTCACCTACAAAAGTTAAAAAGTCATTTACAAAAGGAGCAAAACAAGCTGGAAAAGTATTTGAATTAGATACTAAAGAAGCTGTTGAGTTAATTGTTGAAAAATTAAAAGAAAAATTTGTTATCTAA
- the ilvA gene encoding threonine ammonia-lyase, producing the protein MEVTIESIKKAKETIKNSIKRTPIIECPTLEKELGGKVYFKLENLQKTGSFKVRGALNRIANLTEDEKKRGVIASSAGNHAQGIALGATAQGIKSTIVMPETAPIAKVEATKGYGAEVVLHGAVYDDAFAKACEIQKATGAVFLHPFDDEYVISGQGTIGIEILEDMADIDTVLVPIGGGGILAGIATAIKGINPHVKVIGVEAENAASMTAALEKGECCEVAATPTIADGIAVKKVGCKTLELVKKYVDEVVTVSEAEIADAILFLMERGKVVAEGAGATPVAAILSKKVDCKGKKTCAVVSGGNIDINLVERVLNRALINKGRRHQFKVKIQDKFGEVEKLLGLLTSSRANILHITQSMYNGDLGITMQEVTLVIECSDMEHRDKVIAKVKAAGYQIK; encoded by the coding sequence ATGGAAGTAACAATTGAAAGCATTAAAAAGGCTAAAGAAACAATTAAAAACTCTATTAAGAGGACACCGATAATTGAGTGCCCAACATTGGAGAAAGAATTAGGGGGAAAGGTCTATTTTAAGTTAGAAAACCTTCAAAAAACTGGATCATTTAAGGTAAGAGGAGCTTTAAATAGAATAGCAAATCTTACAGAAGATGAGAAAAAGAGAGGAGTTATTGCTTCATCTGCCGGAAACCATGCTCAAGGGATAGCATTAGGAGCGACTGCTCAAGGAATTAAATCAACGATAGTAATGCCTGAAACAGCTCCAATAGCAAAAGTTGAAGCAACGAAAGGGTATGGAGCAGAAGTAGTATTACACGGAGCAGTATATGATGATGCATTTGCTAAAGCATGTGAAATTCAAAAAGCAACCGGAGCAGTGTTTTTACATCCATTCGATGATGAATATGTAATTTCAGGGCAAGGGACAATAGGTATAGAAATATTAGAGGATATGGCTGATATAGATACAGTATTAGTACCAATAGGAGGAGGTGGGATTTTAGCAGGAATAGCTACTGCAATAAAAGGAATAAATCCTCATGTAAAAGTTATAGGAGTAGAAGCTGAAAATGCAGCATCAATGACAGCTGCTTTAGAAAAAGGAGAATGTTGTGAAGTTGCAGCAACTCCAACGATAGCAGATGGTATAGCTGTAAAGAAAGTAGGGTGTAAAACATTAGAGCTTGTAAAAAAATATGTAGATGAAGTTGTTACAGTTTCTGAAGCAGAAATAGCAGATGCTATATTATTTTTAATGGAAAGAGGAAAAGTAGTAGCAGAAGGAGCAGGTGCAACTCCAGTAGCGGCTATTTTATCAAAAAAAGTAGATTGTAAAGGGAAAAAGACATGTGCAGTTGTTTCTGGAGGAAATATAGATATCAACCTAGTAGAAAGAGTTTTAAATAGAGCTTTAATTAATAAAGGAAGAAGACACCAATTTAAAGTAAAAATCCAGGATAAATTTGGAGAAGTTGAAAAATTATTAGGATTATTAACTTCTTCTAGAGCTAATATTCTTCATATTACTCAAAGTATGTACAATGGGGATTTAGGAATTACAATGCAAGAGGTGACATTGGTAATTGAATGCAGTGATATGGAGCATAGAGATAAAGTTATAGCTAAAGTAAAGGCAGCAGGATATCAAATAAAGTAG
- a CDS encoding dicarboxylate/amino acid:cation symporter has product MKKLGLLPRLILGLIVGIILGKVGFVPLLRLMMTFNGIFGNFLQFVIPLIIIGFVAPGIGDLGKKAGKLLAITTILAYGSTIVSGSIAYLTNSALLKKILPTAAHTIAENSPEAGLLTGYITVAMPPLMDVMTALLMAFILGIAIAVVEGTAIKNLMNEVQTIVEKIITNIVIPFLPLYVAGVFANMTYAGEIVKIMSVFAKVFAIIIVLHLFILLLQYTVAGTMSGANPIALLRKMAPAYFTAIGTQSSAATIPVTLRQTKENGVNEGIADFTIPLCAAIHLSGSTITLVSCSMAVMMLNGMPITFSGMFGFILMLGITMVAAPGVPGGAVMAALGLLETMLGFGPELQSLMIALYLTQDSFGTACNVTGDGAISIMVNKIAGFKLEKKA; this is encoded by the coding sequence ATGAAAAAATTAGGATTATTACCAAGACTCATATTAGGATTAATAGTAGGTATTATTTTAGGAAAAGTAGGGTTTGTTCCGTTATTAAGATTGATGATGACATTTAATGGAATCTTTGGAAACTTTTTACAATTTGTAATTCCATTAATAATTATTGGATTCGTAGCACCAGGTATTGGAGATTTAGGAAAGAAAGCTGGAAAACTTTTGGCGATTACTACAATATTAGCCTATGGATCAACAATTGTTTCAGGAAGTATAGCATATCTCACAAACTCAGCATTACTTAAAAAAATACTTCCAACAGCAGCTCATACAATAGCTGAAAATAGTCCAGAAGCTGGATTATTGACAGGATACATAACTGTTGCAATGCCGCCATTGATGGATGTAATGACAGCTTTATTGATGGCATTTATTCTTGGAATTGCAATAGCTGTGGTAGAGGGAACTGCTATTAAAAATTTAATGAATGAAGTTCAAACTATTGTTGAAAAGATTATAACAAATATAGTTATTCCATTTTTACCATTATATGTAGCAGGTGTATTCGCAAATATGACTTATGCTGGAGAAATTGTAAAAATAATGTCAGTATTTGCTAAAGTATTTGCAATAATTATAGTATTACATTTATTTATCTTATTGTTACAATATACAGTTGCAGGAACAATGAGTGGAGCAAATCCAATAGCATTATTAAGAAAAATGGCACCAGCATATTTCACAGCTATAGGAACTCAATCATCAGCAGCAACTATTCCAGTAACTTTAAGACAAACTAAAGAGAATGGAGTAAATGAAGGTATAGCAGATTTTACAATTCCACTATGTGCGGCTATTCACTTATCAGGAAGTACTATTACATTAGTAAGTTGTTCTATGGCAGTTATGATGTTAAATGGAATGCCTATTACATTCTCAGGAATGTTTGGATTTATTTTGATGTTAGGAATAACAATGGTAGCAGCGCCTGGAGTGCCTGGTGGAGCAGTTATGGCAGCACTTGGATTGTTAGAAACTATGTTAGGATTTGGACCAGAATTACAATCATTGATGATAGCCCTATATTTAACTCAAGATAGTTTTGGAACTGCATGTAATGTAACTGGAGATGGAGCAATTTCTATTATGGTTAATAAAATAGCAGGATTTAAGTTAGAAAAAAAAGCTTAG
- the porA gene encoding pyruvate ferredoxin oxidoreductase — translation MSIRERMSGNEAIAIAMKQINPDVVPAFPITPSTEIPQYFSKFVADGSVDTEFIPVESEHSAMSAAMGSQAAGARTMTATSSCGLALMWEMLYVVSSARLPVTLACVNRALTGPININADHSDSMGARDAGWIQLYSETNQEAYDNMLQANRIGEHPDVQLPVMVCQDGFITSHAVENIELVEDDKARAFVGEYKPEDYLLNAKRPIAVGPYDIVSYYMEHKVQQANAMKNAKKVILEVAAEFEKMTGRKYGLFEEYKLDDAEVAIVVINSTAGTAKTAIDEMRKEGKKVGLLKIRVFRPFPMEEIAEALRHVKMVAVMDKSEGFSAAGGPVFAEVRSALYDCNPRPKMINYVYGLGGRDVTVAHIKEIFETLLKEKDREVKDTYRHFGVRG, via the coding sequence ATGAGTATAAGAGAAAGAATGTCAGGAAATGAAGCTATTGCAATAGCTATGAAGCAAATAAATCCAGATGTAGTACCAGCATTTCCAATAACTCCATCTACAGAGATACCACAATATTTCTCTAAATTTGTAGCAGATGGAAGTGTTGATACAGAATTTATTCCAGTGGAATCGGAGCATAGTGCTATGTCAGCAGCTATGGGATCTCAAGCTGCAGGAGCAAGAACAATGACTGCTACTTCATCTTGTGGATTAGCACTTATGTGGGAGATGCTATATGTAGTATCATCAGCGAGATTACCAGTTACATTAGCTTGTGTAAATAGAGCTTTAACTGGTCCTATTAATATCAATGCTGACCATAGTGACTCTATGGGAGCAAGAGATGCTGGTTGGATTCAATTATATAGTGAAACAAACCAAGAGGCTTATGATAATATGCTACAAGCTAATAGAATTGGAGAACATCCAGATGTACAACTTCCAGTAATGGTGTGTCAAGATGGATTTATCACAAGTCATGCTGTTGAAAATATAGAGTTAGTAGAAGATGACAAAGCTAGAGCATTTGTTGGAGAATATAAACCAGAAGACTATTTACTAAATGCAAAAAGACCAATAGCAGTAGGGCCGTATGATATAGTATCTTACTATATGGAACACAAAGTACAACAAGCTAATGCTATGAAAAATGCTAAGAAAGTAATCTTAGAAGTAGCAGCAGAATTTGAAAAAATGACAGGAAGAAAATATGGATTATTTGAAGAGTATAAATTAGATGATGCTGAAGTAGCAATAGTAGTAATTAACTCTACAGCAGGAACAGCAAAGACTGCAATAGATGAAATGAGAAAAGAAGGGAAAAAAGTAGGATTATTAAAAATAAGAGTATTTAGACCATTCCCAATGGAAGAGATAGCAGAAGCTCTAAGACATGTAAAAATGGTGGCAGTAATGGATAAATCTGAAGGATTTTCAGCAGCTGGAGGACCAGTATTTGCAGAAGTAAGATCAGCACTATATGACTGCAACCCAAGACCTAAAATGATAAACTATGTATATGGACTTGGTGGAAGAGATGTAACAGTAGCTCATATCAAAGAGATATTTGAAACTCTATTAAAAGAAAAAGATAGAGAAGTAAAAGATACATATAGACATTTTGGTGTAAGAGGGTAG